Genomic segment of Acomys russatus chromosome 9, mAcoRus1.1, whole genome shotgun sequence:
CCAAGTCCACAACTGATAAAGGACTAATacccaaagtatataaagaactcaagaaactaaactaaaaaaaaaaaaaaaaacccaaagtcatCCAGTCATCCAATTTCAAAATGTAGTACAGAAAACTCACAATAGAGGAAactaaaatggctgagaaacatttaaagaaacctttattttaaaagatttaatttggTACAGTGAAAAAGGAGAAGCAAGTTGTTACaggaaatataaatacaaatcaGTGGATTGTATCAGTTATAGCTGTGGTCATGTCTCATTAGAGTAAATATGTCCCACAATCacatcacatctggcttttcaATGACTGAAGTATCTTATAAGCACAGCAGTGGCCCGATGCTTTGAGAAGAATGCGTCCCTTCTGCACATGTTGTCTTAAAGCCATTCCTTCCTTGTCACAACCATGCAGCTCACACTGTGGGGTAGGTGGCATATGTAGCAATTCCACAGTGGTTTCTCTGGTTTCTGGCAATCTTCATATATCCTCTCATGCCCCATTTTTTAcccaagctgaaagaaaaaatgttttccctttaGTGAAGATAACACAGCACAGTAAATTATTATAATAACTCCTCATTTGAGCATTGAGCCAGAGGCCAACTTAATCAAAAGCACCAGAAAAGGCAGAGGGTGAACTCCTGGGAACCCATAATTACCTCACACAAGGCTATGAAAATTACAGCAAGGAAAAGATAGAACAAGTTTACACCCAAGGGTGGCTCACATATAACAACTGTGTCAGATTTTAGAAAAATCAGTGGCACAAATACGATGTTAGCACCCAAGGAAAGCAGTGGCTGAATCTGAACATTGTGACCACACAGTATGAGTTGGTTGTTCCAGCTATAGAGAGAGCTCAGACTGTCAAGCTCTGGCCATGTAAGGGCGAAAACTGAAATTCAAATCCGGGGTCCCACTGAAAGTCATGATGGagcctggagatggctcagtgcctaagagcaaggggataagaGCCCCcacccagcacctgtgtcagtCATACATGTTTTCAAGGATGTATAGAAGTAGGAGCTCTTACTGGAGCTTCAGGTAAACTGATGTCCATTTCAGGACTGCACGGGCATCTGCCCACATGAATCATTCACTCATACAcacttaaacataaataaaataacacatgCCAGGAAGCATAGACACCTGTCTGCAACCCCAGAGGCCAAGACATAACTGAGATAAACAGGTGGGCACGGTAACCAAAATAGCTAACTCTAGGATCAGTGGGATTCCCTGTCTCCATTGATAACTGGAGCACAACTGTAGAACATAACTGATGTCAATTTATGGACTATATAAGGacacatgaaaacaaatgcaaacatgTATTCATGCACAAAAACACATGCTCACGTATATCCACATGtaaatatgcatgcacatacatgagagaaaataaagacatagaGAATGCTTTTTGTTTAACTTAAGGGAACAATATATTCTAAGACTTATGCAgccacaagaaacagaaaaatctctttccaaattcaaatttaaaaagtggCAATATATACCTGCCTTTGACCAGCCAGTATTCCCTATCATCCAGTTCACTTCCTTCAAAGCCATAGCCAACCACTAACATACCATGGTTGACAGAAGTCCTGCTGCAATTTGGCTCATAATatatacctgaaaaataaaatcaagaaatcaGTGAGAGGCCCCAGGAACATGATAATAACAATGGTCTTGAACACTAACGCAGGCATTTTCTGATTTCACTGGAATGACAAAAAACTCCAGTAGCAATAGGATCAGTTACTGACAGGAATCCTGATACAGGTTGTCATTAGAATCCAAAGAAATCCAAGTGATCATCAACATATTGGTAAACAATTCTCTACATGCATATAAGCTGATTCACCCACATCTTGTGGATTCACTAATAGAAATCAATTGCAAGCAAACACTGCTGGGCGTAAATTACTTAATTTAAGACCCTTTAAGGTTATTACAGGAATGCCACCTACTAAAAATCTTTAAGACATACCACATGTACAAAAATTGAGAAATTAAGTTAAACAGTAAGTCTGATGTAATAGGAATTGCTCACATGCAAGGGGGAGGTCTTGTCAAGCACAAAGGACACACAAGATCATTGACTGGATAGCTGTAAAATATGCAGACCCACATATTCATACCatgttttatattcttaaaatgaTCTGTTGAATATAAATGCCAATGGGTACAtcacacagtttaaaaataatatctagaAGGGCACATGCTTACCTCTTTTATAGAACTGGAAAGAATCGTGCCTTGCATCGATTGCAACAGAAATGGGCCCCACAGTTGCCACAGCATTCATTAGAGCATCCTCGTTCTTTGGGACTAACACAAAGCCTCTGATACTAGCAGTAGAGTTCTCTGGACTGTACCTGCAGGGTCCTTCCTAAAAATCATAAAGAGTTAAAAGACTAGGTTACTTCCCTCTGGGCCCTCGGGAGCAAGAGTCAAAACCACATTCTCCACTTTGAAGCTGAGCACCTCCAAATATCGGCTCTTATAAATCATCCCAGGAAACAAAATGCTACTGGGAAATTAGGAACTGGAAGTCAGCTCTTATGTTATCAATGACATCCTTTACAGTCTCACTGTCCATGACAAATTTTTATAGTgaagaaatgtatatttttatatataaatgttttacatGTTGTCCATGTTTATTATAGAAGTAGGATCAGCTACAGGGAAACCATATCAATAGACAACCCTGGAAAGACAGTACTGCAATGACAGGTATGAAATGAGAAAAGCATAGAAGACCTATTTACCTTTGCTTCATATGGGTAAGTTGCCTCAGACTCCAGACCTCCATTTTCATCCACATACATCAATGCAAGGTACGTATTTCCTGCATAACAGCCCAGATTGCCTTGCGGTCCAGAACAGTCAATCAGGTTCTGTACACTCAGAGGGGTCAGTTTGCCTGTTTTCCGGAACATCTGTCCTtctatggcaccagccacagAGAAAGCCCAAGAAGAGTTGCATCGGCCCTAAACAGAGATGAAAAGACAAGCATTCACAAATAGCAACGCCAAATGAGACAGATGAATAACATGCCATAAATGAACTACTGGAAGTTGATGGAAGCCTGTcaagagacagttaatattattTGGAGACTTGACTGCTAGCAGTTTGCTCATGACACAGTAGTtggccacatacatgcacagaaggGCAGGACCTACTGATATCTGCAGGTTATAAATTACAGTGTAAGATGACATGAAGTCTAAAGATGTGATGGCAGACACTAGGTGGATGTGTAAGGCTAAGTTAGTGGTGGAGTTAAATGATTGCTGCGCATCACATAAAATCACAGGAAGAATACAAATACTCTTCAAAAATCAACTCAGTCCACACAGACAGGCCACTTCCTACCTTCTTCAGTGGTTGAGGAAGTTGGGTATGGGACATAGAAGTACCTGTCTCCGCACAGGGGTAACATagcctttctttttccagtttaTGGAACTAGGCACATCACCAGCCAGACGTTTCTGGACACTTTTCATATTCTTGAGAGGTTGGATCGACATATCAATCATCCATTTCCTGAATTCTTCCCCAGTCTTTAAGGAAAAGTACATAAATCATGAAAAGCAAAAGATACCAGTGAACCCAAGAGAACAATACAATGTGAAGCTCCACATGTCGCACCCACCATGTCACCATAGGCGTTCATGTCCATGATGAAGCCGTCCTTCCCCAGGCCATCCTCACCATTGTGCAATTGGATCTTTTTCAGGTTTTCTTCCCATATTGctctcctctgtccctcttcttcctggaaataaaaataacaaatgacatTTATTGTTAATCACTGCACAAGCTGACCAAGTACTTGCTGCATGGCTGAGGAGAAGGTAGAGGGAGGCATCTCAGGTCACTAAAATAATCCATTGGCCACAGATCTAGGAATAGAGATCCTGACAACTGAATACTCATCTCTATTTGGGCAATTGTTCAGATAGACAGTTGCTATGGCCTCTATTGTGTCAATACCACAACAGCAAGCTCTCGACTCCCTCTGGACAGGTCTAATGTTACTAACCAGACTGTAGTTTTTTTCATGTTGTATCTTCCAATCCTGCCATTCAGCATCCAAACTTGGATCAGGTGATGCAGCAGATGAGGCCACTCCCAaacacaggacagccaggaagacAGCAGGAGCCATGCCTCAAGAACatagagagggaagagaaatgaaGGTGTGACTACACCAACACTTGTAATCTGCCTTCTCACTCCTTCCAGAGAAACCAAAACATCCATGCTAGATAAAGTTATTTGAGctattcttcaaaatatttagtCACAGATTTTGGGAatggataaatatatatttgcacCAAAGGCTCAATGAATGGTATTTAGTTTACCTATAAAATTGCATAGAAcctggaaggatggaggaaggggaaactgggaACCagatgtatgagagaagaatgaatgaatgaatgaataaataatagatgggcaaataaataaatgaaagacatGGCAAGAATTCTATGAACACAAACTGCATATATAGCAAAATAATTCATCAGAAGGATAAAGATACACCTCAAAGTCCAAAACTTACACAACTATGGACTTGTGGCATAGGTAACTAGGatttgtaataaaacaaaatttctcttACATAGCACAAGGTTTCTTCCTGGATTGAAGCTACATGACATCATATCCCTACCTGACATACATCAGGAAATTGGGTCAATTTCAACATGACCTATTGAATCCTCCTTATAAAATAGAAGAACGTCTTCTGCTCCTAACCCATCTCTCCTAACCACAGGATTTTGCAGCCACACACATTACCTTAGTGAGGAAGGAGTCACATAGAAAAGTCATTGTAATACAGATCCACAAACGAAGGTGAGGTATTAAAGGAAGCCATGCTCAGGATTTCAGAATGAGACATGCTGGATCTCTTAAGCGACACCCTCTATAGACCCAGGACATGTCTGGTTTCCTCTCTAGCTTCCCCACTCTCCTCTAAATCCACACAGCAGGACTAGTGAGGTTCAGAAGGGTCTCATTCCTGGGGCTCTGCTTGGTTCTCCATGGAGACTCGCAAAGCTCTCCCTCATGAtcactttcttttctgcctttgtgGACATAGAATCTCACCTGGGGTGCGTGCTGCAGCCTCAGTGCACTCCACAGCCTTTCAGAGGTTACTGACGACCCGGGATCTGGCCCAGCAACACTTTACTTGGGCTTTAAATCCCAAGTCTCTGGAATTTAACCTTGTCCTGATTTGCTGTGCAGTGGTGAGATTGggcctccaggctccaggcttccAGGCTCCAAGTCCCTAGGCTCTGTCTGGGACTCCAAACTCTGAGACTCTAGGCTCTTACTAAACATGACCCTACCTTTTCTGAAGGCATGGCTGTGGCCACCTCAGTGGCCCGTGTGGAGCTCAACCTGTGGACCTGGTTAGAGGAACAGAGAGCCTTTCCACATTCGATCACTTCATATGTGATATTTTGCTTGATGAGTGGCTCAGGAAAAAAAGCTTTTCTTGGTAAAGAAGTACCACATTTCTTGTTTAACCCACAACTAAAGTGATATCCTATGACCTCAAACCTTGGAATGACTTTTTCTCACCCTTGGGGTTTAACACACATGACGTTCACAAGAATTTTTAGGGGAAGGTGATGTGTAACACGGATGCAATATTCAGGGCTAAATCTAAGAGGAAAGATGAATATCCTTGCTCTCAGAGTCTCCTGAAAGTGtctggcttttctttcatttaaattgAGTGCACATCAGCAAGAACCATCAAATGGTCAATCTTTTTACTGGGTAATGCATGTATCACCTGAATGTTCCCACTTTTACCCCTTTATATACCTCTCAGTGACCTGAGAAATAACATTGTGTGCAAATATCACCACCTAGATCTCTGgaaagatttcctttttctttagagaaactCAAGACTCATCACACAATAATCCTCTAATCCCTGTTCTCAATCTCAGCACCCTTCACTTCAATTTCTCTGCATGGGAATGTGTCTGCTACCAAAGGTGGAGTGGTTTTTCCTATCATCACTATGATGGAGGTAATTTCCTCTATATCAGTTGAAAATGGACCATTAGGATATGAGTTAGTCCCAGGACCTACTGTCAAAATACATCCTTTCATCAGGTTTTGAGATTTTCTATTAcatgatgtcttagttagggtttttactAGTATAAAAAGAGACCATGGTCAGGaaactcagtttttattttttggacccatccttctggcttccaaagcttatattttattttatttcatttcatttattttattttaaatatatttcattaatttattcatattacatctcaattgttggtccatcacttgtatcctctcattcctcccaccctctcattttccccttattcttctccgctatgactgtaactgagggggacctcctctccctccatatgttcatagggtatcaagtctcttcttggtagcctgctatccttcctctgcgtgccaccaggcctccccatccaggggacgtggtcaaatatgaggcaccagagttcatgtgaaagtgagaccccactctccactcaactgtggagaatgtcctgtccattgggtagatctgggtaggggttcaaagtttactgcacgtattgtccttggctggtgccatagtttgagcaggacccttgggcccagatctgcctgtcataatgttcttcttgtaggcttctaggaccctctggatccttctatttccccattctcccttgcttctctcacctagagtctcaataggatgtcttcccctctgtcccactttccttataagtgaatatattcatgggacatgccccttgggctagtgtccagatataagtgagtatataccatctgactctttctgcttctgggttaactcactcattatgatcatttctagttcaatccatttgttgacaaatttcaggaattccttgtttttaaaagctgagtagtattcatttcatttttaaatcaatgtgttcttctattctgttttttaaagatttgtttatcttAATTTTTCTGCATTTTCAATTCTTTATTTACTGCTAATCTCTTTTTAActattaaattctatttttcttttacttacagCCCCTTCactcttctcctctcagtcccccCTCACACATTCCTTATGCCCAACCCCCACTTCTTCTCAAAGAAAGGGATGCCCGAAATGTGTACCAATATTTACTGGCATcgcaagtctcagcaggactaagttCATCCCCTCCcaatgaggccagacaaggcagcccagctaggggaaagggatccaaaaccAGGAACAgagtcagaggtagtccctactcccattgttagggaacccacatgatcaCCATGcttcacatctgctacatatgtgtagggggtctaggtctggcccatgcaagctctttggttggtggttcagactcTACGGGGCTCCATGagtccaggttagtttactctgtaggtcttgtaGTGCCCTGGACCCCTCTGCTTCCCTtgatccttcttcccactcttctacaagactccctgaacttggcatattgtttggctgtgggtctctgcatctgtttccatccataaagcctctcaaaagacagccattctaggctcctgtctgtaagcatagcataGTATCAATACTTTCAGGGGTtgactctttcccatggggtgagtctcaagttgggccagtcattggtttgccattccctcaatctctgttccatctttatccttacacCTCTGTAGGCAAAACAAATTTTAGTTTTGAAGGTTTTATATGTGGATTGTTGTCACCATTCTTACACTAGAAGTCACAGCTGGCTATAGGAGATGGCAACTTCTGcctccatgtcccctgctgtGAGGGATCTCAGATAGGGTCACTCCAATAGACTCCTTGGGGCCTCCTCTGGCCAGGAGATTTCCATTCTCTTCCCAGTTTCTCCCCCACCAACCATCCACCTCCAACccatgctctccccacatctAATACTCAACTCAATACCCTCCCCACCCTGTCTcccacacagctccctccctccatcaacttcagatatttcttttatttcctcttttgagtgaGATCAAGCAATCTACCTTTGGGCCTTTCTTCGCTTATTTGGATCTGTGGGTTGTGACATGGTTATACCgtacattatggctaatgtcTATAGACAAGTGAATGCACaccatgtgtctttctgcatctgggttacctcactcaatgatgatttttttctagttccattcattttcctgtaaattgcatgatgtgtttgttttttaacaccaTAGTAGTATTcgatagtgtaaatgtaccatattatCTCCATCCAGTCTTCGGTTGaaagacatctaggttgctttcagattctgcctattatgaataaagctgctatgaacatagttaaacaaGTATCCTTATGACATGGTGGAATATTTTTGAGTATAAACCCAGGAGCGGtgtagctgtgtcttgaggtagatctagcGCCAATGTTCTAAGAacccaccagattgatttccaaaatggttgtacaattCTGCACTCCCATCAGCATTGGAAgtgtgttccccttgctccacattttCACCAGTATGTTCtgttatttgaatttttgatcttagccatcctgactgGTGTAAGATAGAGTTTCAGtgttattttgatttacatttccctaaggactaaggatgttgaacatttctttgagtCATTCTtaaccattcaatattcctctgttgagaattctctgtttagcttggtaccccatttttagttggtgtttaatttcttgagttctttatatattggggatattagccatttgtcagatgtaaggttagtGAAGATATTTCCCAATCTgtatgctgtcatttttttctatcaaCAGTTTCATTTGCCTTATTGGAGCATTTCAGTTCATGAGgtccctttttattaattgttaatcttattgcctgagctg
This window contains:
- the LOC127193859 gene encoding cathepsin M-like, with translation MAPAVFLAVLCLGVASSAASPDPSLDAEWQDWKIQHEKNYSLEEEGQRRAIWEENLKKIQLHNGEDGLGKDGFIMDMNAYGDMTGEEFRKWMIDMSIQPLKNMKSVQKRLAGDVPSSINWKKKGYVTPVRRQGRCNSSWAFSVAGAIEGQMFRKTGKLTPLSVQNLIDCSGPQGNLGCYAGNTYLALMYVDENGGLESEATYPYEAKEGPCRYSPENSTASIRGFVLVPKNEDALMNAVATVGPISVAIDARHDSFQFYKRGIYYEPNCSRTSVNHGMLVVGYGFEGSELDDREYWLVKGSLGKKWGMRGYMKIARNQRNHCGIATYATYPTV